AGTTTCTAGGGTCGTCTTCTGGTGATAGCGATGAGGACTCAGCAATCAAGATTCAAGACCAATAGAATCAGCGGTGGCATAGCTTTTTCGGGTGATGATTGACTGTTTGCAGAGATGATTGACTTTCCCGATGGGAGACGATGAAGGTGAAGCGGAGTCGTCAGAGATCACTTGCTTTGGAATATATTTGGGCCAAGAGATGGGCTGTCTGAAACATAGCCTTTCAATAAAAATGATGCTCTCTGATTGGTCTGAATAAACTGTCCTACGTGTCATAACTCTCTGCTCAGTATATCGAGCTTTTAGTAGTGTTAGATGTTGtggtgtttatttttttttctcaaaaaaataataatgttgtCGTGATAAACAATACATATCATTAATCTTAAGGGATTACAAAAATCtagatgtgtgtgtgtatgaatTAGAGGGGGGCTTTGGTAGCAAAGAATAATCTACTATCTGTCAAAAGTTTTTGAGCATCTTGTCATTTGAGACTCCATCGGCTACAAGCATTGCTGTTATCTCCTGCAAATAGACACAAATCAAACAACGATATAGATACAATATCTTCTACATAAGCATTTTAGATTTCAAGCAACACAAGACAGTGCATACCTCAGCCATTTGTCTCTGTCCGCACAGCACCACTCCTGTGGCCGAGGGATCTGAAACCTGTTTAGCGGCCCTTGCGAAAGCAGCCTATACAATACATGATCTATATATTAGTTTGATCCACTTTTAGTTAAAGCATTTAGATTGATCTCACCTGTACATATCCGGTCTCCCCTCTCCACCCATCATCTGGCTGTGACAACACCGGCACAACTTTGACACCTGATGATTCCCACTCTTTAAACTTTTCCTGCAAATCGAGAAGCACATGTAAATCCTTCTATAGATCAGATCCAGAGCGATAGATAGAAAGGCTCTTGCGCTTATCATCAAAAGATCTTAACAATTCAATGCACTGACGAATGAGGGAATGAACCAAACCTGATAAGCCATTCTTTTCAGGTTCCTAGCCCCGTAATAGAGTCTTACATCAGATCTTCTATCAGCGCCAAACCCTGTCTCGATTAGTGAGCGGATGGGACTGCAGAGAGATAAGAAGAACATGAGAGATCACATTCCAAGTAAAAGACAGTTGCTATAAGTCCCCTATCACCACCATCACTAGACCTTGTTGCTAATTGAACTAAGCATCATATAAGCTACGCTCGCAATATCAGTAACCAAATTGAAAGATACAGACTTTGAAAACGTTGTGCACTTAAACCTTTAAGCTAGACCAAACTCAGATCATGGAGCCATCAGCTAAGACGTAAAAGATTCTAACTTTAGCCTCTCACCTAATTCCAGATCCAGTGGCGAAAATCAAAACTGTGGAATATTCCTCGGGAGGATCGATCTGATCGACGTCGAAACCATTACCCATCACGGAGCTAAGCTCCACGGTCTCCCCTCTCTTCAACCCGCAGAGAATCTCCGCCGTGGATCCAGCGATGCTCTTGACCAAGAACTCGAACGCACCGCTCGCAGCCGCGAAGGAAGGAGGAGAAGCGATCGCCAGAAACGAAGGCCTCTCGACATCGGGAACGCGGAGCTGGAGATACTGACCGGGCCGCGTGTAGGAAGCTGCGAGATCCGGGGAGTTGGAAATGTCGATCGAGATGTGGAAAAGCGATTCCGCCGCGGATTCGACGAGAGAGAGAGGAGCTGGGGTCCAGAGGGTGGCGTCGTGACGAACTGCGGCGGCGGAGGAGACGCGGTTATTGCGGGAGAAGGGTAGATGGCGTGTAAGGTGGGGACGGCGCAGGATAAACATGGGAGAGAGGGAGTTGCTAAAATGCGCAGGGGTAACAGGAAGCGCGAAAGAGAGAGAGTGGGCATGGTGGAGATGAGTGTTTTGGGCTTATTGGACCGTCAAAATTAGCCGAAGAAGAAAAAGTCGCCACGAGGTTCTTTTTTTAACACTTAAATCTGCAGCAGGTCTTATGTTTCGCCACGTGGACGGTTGAGATATCGTTTGCTATATCTTCTTCTCGGCCACTTGTTTTCTGTAAAGGTTCCCCCAGGCACTTTGATAACCAGAACAAACAAATAATCTAACAACTCTTTGAAGAATGGCAAACTTTTGTTTGATATCTTTTTCGAGAAGATTCCAAGAAATTTTTTACCAGCAATTGGTTTACATTTCCAAACTTGTACACAAACTCTTTACTGATTTTCTGGAACAACCGTCGGTTTATATTCTTTTCAAGAAGATTCTCAAAATCATGGAACTGTGAATGACACAATAATGGGATCAACACTACAGTGAATCAGTGATTTACAAACAGACAAAGGTTAGTACAGAGAAAAGTAATGGAAATGTCAAAGAAACGTTGGTAAAaagtcattttctctaaaagTCAAAACAAAACTCTTTGGGATATACTACAATATATAGACGCGAAAACCTGTCACCCGTGAGCAATTTAGCTTAAAAGGTGATgtaaattttagtatatatagtagaaaaatatgaaattgtgaACCACCCACGACGATGGACAAACAAACAGCAAAATACAGAATTGTGAGTTTAAATGACGTTGGGATCTCATCTTAGACTTAAGCcgcatataaaattatttgtttacttggttttggaaaaaaaatattagttgaaCGGAGACATGCAGGCAAGCACACAACAATAACATCATCAACACCGCCTTGTTTGACACTTTCACCACATATAACTcagtttaaacatttttaaaacacaattttctctctctctctctctctttctctccggctaGATGGTGGACGCAGAGAGCAGCGCCAAGGATGTCTTGCTACTATCGGTAGACAGAGTTCAGGTAGTGACATGGAGAGATCTGCGAGACGGATCATTCACCGAAGAACTCAAACGTCTCATCTCCTTCGCTGCTCCTATGGCTGCTGTCGTCATCGCTCAGTTCTCCTTGCAGATCATCTCTATGGTGATGGTTGGTCACCTCGGAAACCTCGCACTCGCCAGCGCCTCCTTAGCTTCTTCCTTCTGCAACGTCACTGGCTTCAGCTTCATCGTATATGCTTGCTTACACCTCTAAATTTGAATATATTCACTTTATCTTTGTTATATTTAGTAATCAAGAACCTTGATTGTTATTATTTGTTTGCCTCTGATGCTACTACTAGATAGGATTGTCATGTGCCTTAGATACTCTGAGCGGTCAAGCTTACGGAGCTAAACTCTACCGTAAACTAGGCGTTCAGACATACACAGCTATGTTCTGTCTCACACTAGTATGTTTCCCTATCTCTATCATATGGTTCAACATGGAGAAGCTTCTTGTTTTCCTTGGCCAAGACAACGCTATTGCGCACGAAGCCGGCAGGTATGCCGTCTGGCTCATCCCTGGGCTCTTCTCTTACGCCGTTCTCCAGCCCCTCACTCGCTACTTTCAAAACCAGAGCATGATCAGACCCCTCTTGATCACCTCTTCTTTTGTGTTCTGTCTCCACGTACCTCTCTGCTGGCTTTTGGTTTACAAGTCAGGGCTTGGTTTCCTAGGTGGAGCCTTGGCTATGGGTTTGTCGAACTGGCTCTATGCTATTCTTCTTGGGTCTATCATGtacttctcctcttcttgttttgAGACGCGTGCGCCTCTTACTATGGAGATGTTCAGTGGCGTTGGAGAGTTCTTTAGATATGCTCTTCCTTCTGCTGCTATGGTTTGGTATAATTAATCACTTTTCTCTGTGCCTTTCAACTTCTCAATATGGTAATAAACTATTTTCATGTGTTGCAGCCTAGAGTGGTGGTCATATGAACTCATAATATTGTTCTCTGGACTCTTACCCAACCCTGAACTGGAGACTTCTGTGCTCTCTGTTTGGTAACACTCCCCCATTGCATCTACATTTCATTTTCTTGTCACATTCTTGAATAACAAACCTATTAACAATCATGTGCAGTCTCCAAACAATTGCGACAATCTATTCAATACCACTTGCCATCGCGGCTGCTGCAAGGTTAGAGCTATAGTCCTTACCTAAGAGAGCTGAAGCATACTTGATtcatatgttttcattttcataagTGGATTATTTTGCATGTGCAGCACAAGAATCTCAAACGAATTAGGTGCTGGAAACTCAAGGGCAGCACATATTGTGGTCTACGCGGCAATGTCTCTTGCAGTTGTGGAATCATTGATAGTGAGTATGTCTCTGTTGGTAGGAAGGAATGTTTTCGGATATGTTTTCAGCAGTGACAAGGAAACTGTTGACTATGTTGCAAAGATGGCTCCGTTGGTCTCTATCTCTATCATACTAGACGGTTCACAGGGTGTTCTCTCAGGTCCTATTCCTCTATTGTTTTACTTAATCTCCAAAGTGAAGTGTCTTTTACATGTTATATACTAATCCATCTCTTATAATTTGCTTCTGGATCCTCACAACATAGGTCCATGTCTTCATGTTGTTCATGTTGTTGTCCTTCTTAATCCAGTCATCCCAAAGTTATACTCTTCTCTGCCACTACTAACCCTGGTTTAAAATGGCTAGCAGGTATTGCAAGGGGATGTGGATGGCAACATATAGGGGCTTACATCAATTTAGGAGCTTTCTATCTATGTGGGATACCCTTTGCAGCAACTTTAGCCTTCTGGGTTCATCTGAAAGGTGTTGGCCTTTGGGTTGGAATACAAGCTGGTGCCGTTCTACAAACTTTTTTGCTAGCTCTTGTCACTGGCTGCACAAACTGGGAACACCAGGTCCATTTCCTTTTCtcatctctccttcttcatgACTTGTTTTTACTGTGAAATAGACTTTCATTGGATAACTTTTTTGAACTCTAGGCCTTTGAAGCAAGGAAGAGAATGGCTTTAGCCTAAAGGTTAAGCCGCCGGCCCCAAGAGCGTCTAAAGATTATAGGGACCATGTTTTCCTCAAGTTTTACCATTTTGGTAGCAGTCAAATTGTATGTTACTTTGGTTGCTGCAAAATAACGAGTTATTTTTGTAGCAATAGTTCATTACGAGTGTACTTGTGAGGTCATTTCTTTCATCAACATCATATCTTTTAGTGGAATCAGATGGTGTTCTTTCATCAGCTTGTAAGTAGATATATTTACAAGAAACAAATAGCTGAATAATCAAATCGCATAAGCGCGGGAAACTAAACAACAAACTCATAACCGCCATAACGGTCCCTTCTCTTCCCTATATAACAAACTCATAACcgctttcttcttccttcttccatCTTCTCGCTCTCTTCAACCTCGCAAGTGATCAACAATGGCGACTATCTCATTCTCCTTCGCCATCTTTCTCGTTGCTCTCATCCTCTGTTTCCCTCATCCTTCCGCCGGAGTTCCTCTGGAAGAACTGGAAAGAGCCATCACGGTGCTCCGCGTCAGAGGCCGAGCTCTCTTCGCCAACGCCATCGTAACCTCCGATCTCCTCTTCGATTTACTCTCCGCCGAAACCCTCACACTCTTCGCCCCCACCGACTCCACGCTTTTCGATCTCGACATGACTCGTTCTTTCTCCTTCTACGTTTCCACCCTCCGCCTCCACTCCGTACCCGTCCGCCTCCCGTTCTCCGATCTCCGATCACTCCCCAACGCCACCTCTCTCCCGACGCTGCTTCCCTCTCACCACCTCCTACTCAGTAAGTCTTCTTCGTCGAACGAGTCCGTTTATCTCGACGGCGTTCGCATTCTCCTCCCTGGTTTGTTCTACGGTCAGCATCTCGCCGTACACGGTATCGACGGTCTTCTTTCGCTCACGACTCCTTCGTCTTCGGAACTTTCCGTTGATTTGCCTCCCGTGGTCGATTCGCCGGCGGAGTCACCGTATGTTGTGGATTCGAGATTCTCGCCGGCGCCACAGCCTTACGCCTCCTTTCTTGGTCGTACACCAGCAGAGACGCCGAGGGTTGAAGAAGTTTCACCGTCGCCGTGGAGAGAAGGCATGATCGTAGGCGATGAAGGAGGACCGTTAGATTGGAGGAGTAACCACTTCTGAGGACACGTGTCGTAATCTTTGCAAGTGGAGATTTAGCCGTAAACAAGTCCTTTCTTGAGAAATTTGTAATCTTTGATTTTGTAAACACATTACTCGTTCTTGAGCGTAAAGATTGGAGTTTCATAAGTAATAATAGCTTTTTTAAGTATGCAAAGTTAAGGCCAAAACTAgttgatatataaattaaatcacAGCACAAAGGCAAAATCCCTTTTACAATACCATAGTCCAGCATAGTCTTCTTCTAACTCGTAAACTCCAGGTGTCCTATAACACGAACATCAAAGAACAACACACACTAAGACCTTTGACAATCTACTGTTCAATGTCGCCTTCCACTGCTTCTGCTTCCGCAGTATCTGTTGCCACTTCTTTGTCGTTTCCATCTCCCTCTTCCAGTACATCATCCATTGTCATTTCATCCTCCCCACCATTGATATCCTctacttcatcttcttcatcttcatctcctcctccaccacctccaggtatctttcttttctttggaCCGTGCTCCATTATATGCGTCTCTAACTCCTTATCCATGGTTTCCTGCAAATTCATATCCCCGTTGTTTGCTTTCCTCGCCTTCCTTGCGTTTTCCCACTTTTCCAGCTCTTTCTCCACATTACTCAGATATTTCTCTTCTATCTCCTTTTGATACTTACTCACGTCTTGTCTCTTTGCCGCCTTCCATTCTAAGAATGCCTGCGCCCACACCTCACCAATTACATTTCAATATCATATAGCATGCATGTCAAAACATTACATTCACAAAAACTACACTTTACCTGCTCTTTGCGTTGCTCCGCCTCAGTTGTATCTTCTTCCAAAGGCCTCGTTGGTGCATAGTATATATGTGGCTCTGCTTTAGTCCTGAAACAGCCGTCCATATGCAATCAAATGAAAAGGATGTTAACAAAATACCTCTATATCATCTAGCAATTTCTACCTATGGCCTTGGCCATCAACATCTTTATGCACGTGAATGGAAACTTATCTTTGTTTCTATTAAATTGTTGTGAATATGCACACTTTGGaccgaaattaaaaataacCTGCAGATAATACACATCATTAGGATTCATCATGCAGAGGAAGTAGGGGTAGAGTGGAAATAAAAACAGCAGCTCACCTTATAAAATTGCCaagtttcttcttctgctcACACCACCTAAGGAATAGCAGTTCCAACTCTTTTTGTTCTGCCTTAGCAGCAACACGGGCTCGAAGCGTCTGATTGACAAGTTAAATTGTATATCAGAACGCTATACACAAGAATGCCATTTGGAATAGAAAGTACGAATAGCTGGGTGCTTACAagatctcttctcctcttttcAGTCAGAGTCTCACGCTCTTGCAGCCTCAGTCGCTCACTTTCTTCACGAGCCTTTTGCTCAGCCTATACGAGTAGGAGGTATACACGGTTAATGCATTGTAGAACTATGAAAGAAGTTTAGATATAACCTCACACCTAACTGGACATATAATGATAACTTATACCTAACATCTTAGCAACAATAATATTATCTCCAAATAAAAGGCCAAGAAGATCCAATtccaaaaataaatcatatcGAGATAGATTTAAGCTCCTTTACAAATGCCACTCATGTAACTAAACTAGAGGCCAATCCTGTATTGGCTAGAAGATGAAGACTATCACATCCAAGTACAATAAAGTGACAGTTCCCCTCACTAAACAGCAATAACTTAGAAAAATATCTCGTATCTGGGTTTTAAGTAGATGGAGACTATCACATCCAAGTACAATAAAGTGACAGTTCCCCTCAATACACAGCAATAGCTTAGTAAAATATCTCGTATCTGGGTTTTAAGTACGTGAAACAAGCAATGAGAACATGAGTCTGTGCTTACCTTTTGTAGCGCAGCGGACCTTCGAGCATAGGCATCTGTTCCAGAAAGCTGTTTATCTTCTTTTCTGAACCTCTGCAGAATAAAAAGGAATGTAAACAAGTGAGACTacgaaaattttgaataaaagaaCGACATATCTGCCATGGAACAAGCTAAACCATGAGGGACTAAAGAACATGAGCATAAGAGCAATGTCcatgtaatgaaaaaaataCCTCCAAAGTCCCTAGAAGATTCCCCAGCATTCTTCTGTTCCTATTAACCAGTTTAGGATCCTCATTCTTAGGTAGATTCCTTGGTGCAGGCTCAGGCAATTCCATAGCTTCAAAACCCTGATAAAGAGCATAGCGACAAAGACTATTGAGTAAACTCTCACTATGCAAAAAACTAAAGAGACGATCTTTGCAAGAACTGTACGTGGGTATTGATTACCTTCTTGACCCCTCTATGTTCTGCATCCCTCTGAGACCAACTTCCACGACGATGGCCATCTAGCTTCCTGTCCCTTAGATCAGAGTTCCCATTTTCACCAGCCGAAACATGAGTTTCGTTGCCATCATCAACCTTACTAACATCTTCACCTTCGACCTGAGTCTcctaatagttaaaaaaaaacacttcttAACGATCTATTAATAACAATACATTACTTTCTTAACAAGAGAGTCCTCCTTCAGATACCTTAACAACGGCGGAAGACAATCTCCGTTTAGCAGGAGGCTCATCCTCTACATCATTCCTCTCCGCCTTCAAAATCAAATAAACCTATTAACACAATCTCAAAGAAGAGAACTATATTAAGGAGAAAGGAAAGTGAAATTACAGGTCGAAGAAAGCCTCTACGGGGTTGGTTGCGAGGACCAGCGCCTGAGAGTCCTCCTCGTCGGATTCCACGAGGATCGCGAAGCCTCTCCGTAATCTGATTACGATATAGAATCGccgtcaaaaaaaaagagaattggAATGGAGATTTAAACTGAGAATGAGATTGAGGTGGAGATGATTGTACCTCGCGCTGCTGACGGCGAAGCTCATCGATCTCGTGCCGTAGCTCTTCGGCGGTTTTCTCCAAGGCGGTGTCTCCCATTGTCGCAGCTGCAAAGAAGTTCACTCGAAAACCCTTGCAACTTTCTCAGAAGAgacgaatatttttttatatgggCTTTAGAACGATTCAGTACCGTTGGGCCGTAGTTTTCTTTGGCGGTCCGAGTCCATTTACCATAAACTTCAGGAAAAGGGGTTTTATtcgtttattatattttaataactagttttttgggtcaaattatattttaactagtTTAAAAATAGTAGATATAGGGGTATTGTATTGTATAGCATTAGTAGATATAGGGGTATtagccagaaaaaaaaaatgaatagtgCAAGTGGCATTTAGCTAAACGGTGTATATGAAGCCTAATATGAAGTTTATTATTTGTGATATACTGAAAATTGTGATAATATAAGTATTATCAGTATATGTTAATTAGCACATAAGTTGTTctctagttttatttattttttaaaacaaaaacaggTGGAATTATTGGTTTGTGTATTATAATGaatttaaaaatctaaacaaaataaTGTTAATTATCACCGTCGTTTTGTATTAGATAGCTAGATTGCATGGAAATAGAAACAGATACGCGGAAACGAAACGATTGAAACGTGGAaacgtgatttttttttcttttgaaacgttttagaaacatatatatgatatctAATTCCGCGAGTTTTAGAAACACGTTTTCTCGAGTTTCCGAGAGATTCTAATTTTGAAATGTAAAACAGACCTTCAACAGAATTTCCGGTGTTAGATAGTTAGTGTCCAAGAAAACACCTTTAATATGATATCTAATAATACGACTAATctaattatcatattttaatttaatcacAGCTAGTCCTCACTTCGGCCTCTTCCTTTTCTCCCCCGACAATCAAGGGAGGCCACGTGATTTCTCCCATGCAAGATTCGTTTATAAAGATATCGTctcaacattaaaaaaaaaaaaaaaatcgttcgTTGGTTAAATAAACGtgctcaaaaatattttaagtgttGTTGAAAAGATGGCAAAGAGCCTAAGCGGCGATGTGACAGAGGGACATCATATCtgtcaatttattttaaagGTTTTGTACACAGTTGACAGTTCATAGCTGTCATTCTCGTGGGTACAGTTTTGTTCGGGTTCTGCACTGTAATTAGTACATTCGTAACGACTCTCATCCTTATCACTACCACTATCAATCATGTTCCTAGtgcgtttctttttttttttttttttttttttttgaaacactttccTAGTGCGTTTCTATAATCATGAATCGTTAAGTAATAAAGCCACCTTTCTATGATTGGTTACAAGAGAAGGTGAGGCAAAGACAAAACAAATAAtcccaaaaaaaatttaccaaccTGGCTAGACCACCAGCTACAGACGTATCATATCAAATATTTAGTGTGTATGAttgatttttaagtttattaagtgTGTATGATTGATTTTTAAGCAGCCTTTATCGCTCCCACATGGATTATACTCTGTTAAAAAGGGTTCCATTATAACATAACTTACTAAAATAATCACAAACTTTTAAAATGGCTCAACCAGTTGCAGATattttatgggaatattttatttattttttctatcgtTATGAAGAAAGTGTTCAAAGTTGACCTGACAAAGTCTTTACTCCTCTGTTTCGTTGCTATTTAACATTCGAATTGTTGTAGGAGGAACCAgcggtcttcttcttcttctatttttCTCATCTCTTTCTATTACAGTCACAACCAGACTATagtctaaaaagaaaaaaagaagaaacatctAAGAATCAAGAACATAGAGGTTCATCCAAGATGGATTACGATCCAGCTCATGCCATGAGCAGAGGAGGCAGTATGCGGCGAAGCATAAGCCGTAGCGTAAGCAGAGCAAGCAGAAACCTCGAAGACATATTCTCACCGAGCTCAAGACGAACCAAGTCAGTCaacgaagacgaagaagctctCAAATGGGCAGCCATCGAGAAACTCCCTACATACAGCCGTCTCCGGACAAGTCTCATGCCCGCGCTAGGGGAAGACGACATCTACGGTAACCAGATCCTCAACAAAGAAGTCGACGTCACCAAGCTCGACGGCGAAGAACGTGCCAAGTTCATCGACATGGTCTTCAAAGTCGCGGAACAGGACAACGAGCGTATCTTAACAAAGCTTAGGAACAGGATCGATAGAGTTGGGATAACGCTTCCCACGGTGGAAGTGAGGTACGATCATTTGACTGTGAAAGCTGACTGTTACACGGGTGATAGGTCTCTTCCTTCGCTTACCAACACGGTGAGGAACATGGGAGAGTCTCTTCTTGGCTTGGTCGGAATCCATCTTGCTAAAAAAGCGCAGCTTACGATTCTAAAAGATGTTTCTGGGATTGTTAAACCTTCGAGGATGACGCTTTTGTTGGGTCCTCCCTCTTCGGGGAAGACAACGCTTTTGTTGGCTCTTGCTGGGAAACTCGACAAGTCTCTTGACATCTCAGGGGAAGTGACTTACAATGGTTACCGCCTCAACGAGTTTGTTCCTATCAAAACCTCTGCTTACATTAGCCAGAACGATCTTCATGTCGGTATCATGACCGTTAAGGAGACTCTTGATTTCTCAGCTAGGTGCCAAGGCGTTGGTACCCGTTATGGTATAACTCattcaactattttattttattttttaattattttgtcaaGATAACAACTTTTTTGTGTGACAAGTTATGTAGTCTAATGGTTTCTTGTATGACAAGTTATGTAGTCTAACGGTATCTATCTACTATGGCAGATCTATTAAACGAGCTGGCGAGGAGAGAAAAGGATGCTGGGATTTTTCCAGAAGCTGATGTTGACTTGTTCATGAAGGCATCTGCTGCTCAAGGCGTCAAGAGTAGTCTCATCACTGACTACACTCTCAAGGTTAGCCCCTTTCAACATTAGAACCTATTTCAAAATTCATATAGATTATGGTTCTTATGATCATATAGTATGTCGCTTATGTTATGATACTTatgaaggtttttttttttttttggtataaatgtTAAGAAGTACTTATGAaggttcttaaaaataaatgtttgatGAAACAGATTCTAGGGCTTGACATATGCAAGGACACTATAGTAGGAGATGACATGATGAGAGGTATCTCAGGAGGTCAGAAGAAGCGTGTGACAACCGGTGAGATGATCGTCGGACCAACTAAGACGCTGTTCATGGATGAGATATCCACAGGGC
This genomic interval from Brassica napus cultivar Da-Ae chromosome A6, Da-Ae, whole genome shotgun sequence contains the following:
- the LOC106349838 gene encoding fruit protein pKIWI502-like — encoded protein: MFILRRPHLTRHLPFSRNNRVSSAAAVRHDATLWTPAPLSLVESAAESLFHISIDISNSPDLAASYTRPGQYLQLRVPDVERPSFLAIASPPSFAAASGAFEFLVKSIAGSTAEILCGLKRGETVELSSVMGNGFDVDQIDPPEEYSTVLIFATGSGISPIRSLIETGFGADRRSDVRLYYGARNLKRMAYQEKFKEWESSGVKVVPVLSQPDDGWRGETGYVQAAFARAAKQVSDPSATGVVLCGQRQMAEEITAMLVADGVSNDKMLKNF
- the LOC106346685 gene encoding protein DETOXIFICATION 12, giving the protein MVDAESSAKDVLLLSVDRVQVVTWRDLRDGSFTEELKRLISFAAPMAAVVIAQFSLQIISMVMVGHLGNLALASASLASSFCNVTGFSFIIGLSCALDTLSGQAYGAKLYRKLGVQTYTAMFCLTLVCFPISIIWFNMEKLLVFLGQDNAIAHEAGRYAVWLIPGLFSYAVLQPLTRYFQNQSMIRPLLITSSFVFCLHVPLCWLLVYKSGLGFLGGALAMGLSNWLYAILLGSIMYFSSSCFETRAPLTMEMFSGVGEFFRYALPSAAMVCLEWWSYELIILFSGLLPNPELETSVLSVCLQTIATIYSIPLAIAAAASTRISNELGAGNSRAAHIVVYAAMSLAVVESLIVSMSLLVGRNVFGYVFSSDKETVDYVAKMAPLVSISIILDGSQGVLSGIARGCGWQHIGAYINLGAFYLCGIPFAATLAFWVHLKGVGLWVGIQAGAVLQTFLLALVTGCTNWEHQAFEARKRMALA
- the LOC106346687 gene encoding fasciclin-like arabinogalactan protein 19 is translated as MATISFSFAIFLVALILCFPHPSAGVPLEELERAITVLRVRGRALFANAIVTSDLLFDLLSAETLTLFAPTDSTLFDLDMTRSFSFYVSTLRLHSVPVRLPFSDLRSLPNATSLPTLLPSHHLLLSKSSSSNESVYLDGVRILLPGLFYGQHLAVHGIDGLLSLTTPSSSELSVDLPPVVDSPAESPYVVDSRFSPAPQPYASFLGRTPAETPRVEEVSPSPWREGMIVGDEGGPLDWRSNHF
- the LOC106346683 gene encoding pinin is translated as MGDTALEKTAEELRHEIDELRRQQREITERLRDPRGIRRGGLSGAGPRNQPRRGFLRPAERNDVEDEPPAKRRLSSAVVKETQVEGEDVSKVDDGNETHVSAGENGNSDLRDRKLDGHRRGSWSQRDAEHRGVKKGFEAMELPEPAPRNLPKNEDPKLVNRNRRMLGNLLGTLERFRKEDKQLSGTDAYARRSAALQKAEQKAREESERLRLQERETLTEKRRRDLTLRARVAAKAEQKELELLFLRWCEQKKKLGNFIRTKAEPHIYYAPTRPLEEDTTEAEQRKEQAFLEWKAAKRQDVSKYQKEIEEKYLSNVEKELEKWENARKARKANNGDMNLQETMDKELETHIMEHGPKKRKIPGGGGGGDEDEEDEVEDINGGEDEMTMDDVLEEGDGNDKEVATDTAEAEAVEGDIEQ